From the Verrucomicrobiia bacterium genome, the window CCTTGGCGGTCTTGTTCGCCACCGCCATTGCGGCCACGGCCTTTTCGGGATTGGGTGTCCCCAATTGTTTGCGGGTGGCTTTGAGGGCGGCCAAGGCTTTTGTCGTTCTCTCGCTAATCAGTTCTCGCTCCAAAGCCATCGGGGTCACATCTCAATAATTGACATGTAACATTGACGCGTTTTCAAGAGCCTCTGGCTTCTTCTCTTCGTTGGCGCCAGCCCTGCACATTCACGCTCCCGCGGGCGCTATCACGTGACCCCTCGGGCCAATGACCATAAACCCATTTACCCTCAGAACTCTGGATCGTCCCGCTTCCGCCTATTCCGCCTATGCCGCGGCACTTCTCCTTCCCCTCATCCTGCTTCGAAAAGGAACCTGGTGCCATCGCCCTGCTCCTTATCATCGTTTTCGTGCTCCGAAAAACCTCTTGCTGCGCTTCCCGGTTTCTCCAGAATTTGGAATGGCTTATGCTGCCACGGTTCGCATGCAGTTCATCTAAAAGGATTTGTCCCAATAAAACCTATCTTGTATTGCCCTGCGCGCGCCACCGCCTCCGATCCACTCCCAAAACTTATCAAGTCACCGTCTAAAAATCAGACACCCTCAACCCAAAAACACCATGCTTGCACTTTTCACGTCCTATTCAGACGCCCAAGGTGAAACCCCAGCAGGCCCAACCGGGACCCCTCCCGCACAGCCGGAAATGACCAACAATATGATCACAACCCCTCAACTGACATTCTTTACCTGCATTCCCGTCCTCCGCCGCCTCAACCGCTGTGTATTCACGCAGTTCATGCAATCTTACAGCCCCTCCCTGCCCCCCGAAGCCGCCTCCCTCCTCACCGGCCACCTTGGCCACGAGGAATTCTGTGCCGCCTGGGCCGCTCAGTTCACCTGCCCTGGCCGCTTCGGCGCACCGCTCCTGGAAGCCCTCGTCGCCATTCACACCCTCGCCCTGCCCGAAAACGCGCACCTCATCGAGCCTGCTCTCGCCAAACTGCCCCCGGGATTCGAGATCGATCCGCGTGCTCACCCACTGGCCCAGGCCCTCCACCTCTGGCTCATCGCCCATCACGTCCCAGACGTCACTTTCCCGCTGCCCCCCGCCTCCACCGCCCTGACCGGCCAAGCCGCCCTCACCCCGCCCATTTCTTCTCCAGCTCACGCCCAAATCCCCGAACCCAAACCGATCCCTTCCGTTGAATCCAAAATCGAAATTCAAAATTCGCAAACCCCCGAGGTCTCCGCTCAATCGGAAATCGAAAACCCAAATTCATCAACTCAATCGCAAATCGTAAATCCAAATTCCCTAACTCAATCCAAAATCGAAAATCAAAATTCAAAATTCGAATTCCCCCAATCGGAAATCGAAATTCAAAATTCCAAAATCACCTCTCTCGCCCGCCTCTCCCCGCCCGACTACGACCGCGTCCGCCGCGCCCAGGCCAAGCGCCTCAACATCCGCCTTCGCACCCTCGATGCTGAGGTCGAAGCCCGCCGTTGCCAGCTCGCCGATGCCGAGGCCGACGCCATGTTCATCACTCCCATCGAGCCCTGGCCCGAGCCCATCACCGATGCGCCCGAACTCTTTCACCAGGCCGCCGAACGCTTTACTCTCCAGGTCGTCCTGCCCCCCGGCGCAGCCGACACCATCGCCCTCTTCATCGGCCACGCCCACGCCGTCAACGCCTTTCAACTCAGTCCGCGCCTTAACCTCTTCTCCATCGAAGGCGGTTGCGGCAAAACCACCACCCTGGACATCCTCCATGCTATGGTCCCCAGGGCCATGCGCGCTGAAAACCTCAATCCGCCTGTCATCTTCCGGGGTGTTGACAAGCATCAGCCCACCCTCATCCTCGATGAAACCGATACCTGGATCATGAAAGACCCCGAGCTGCGCGGCCTGCTCAATGCCGGACACAAAGCTGGCTCCCATGCCTACCGCTGCGAAGGACCGCGCAAGTCCATCCGCGCCTTCAAAGCCTTTGCGCCCACCATCCTCGCCGGCATCCGCCCCCTCCCGCCCACACTCCGCGACCGCTCCATTA encodes:
- a CDS encoding DUF3631 domain-containing protein; this translates as MLALFTSYSDAQGETPAGPTGTPPAQPEMTNNMITTPQLTFFTCIPVLRRLNRCVFTQFMQSYSPSLPPEAASLLTGHLGHEEFCAAWAAQFTCPGRFGAPLLEALVAIHTLALPENAHLIEPALAKLPPGFEIDPRAHPLAQALHLWLIAHHVPDVTFPLPPASTALTGQAALTPPISSPAHAQIPEPKPIPSVESKIEIQNSQTPEVSAQSEIENPNSSTQSQIVNPNSLTQSKIENQNSKFEFPQSEIEIQNSKITSLARLSPPDYDRVRRAQAKRLNIRLRTLDAEVEARRCQLADAEADAMFITPIEPWPEPITDAPELFHQAAERFTLQVVLPPGAADTIALFIGHAHAVNAFQLSPRLNLFSIEGGCGKTTTLDILHAMVPRAMRAENLNPPVIFRGVDKHQPTLILDETDTWIMKDPELRGLLNAGHKAGSHAYRCEGPRKSIRAFKAFAPTILAGIRPLPPTLRDRSITIVLAKPADGQTYLRFNPLKADPEQLLARKLARWAQDSFSALKACDPALPPSASNRLADNWRPLFAVAQVIGGDWPARVARAFDLLNSKHNTAADSPSLALLDDIRLVFARTGAPRLFSSQLAHALRSLPGRPWSDTLNGDKPLSQARLARHLATLGIQGQTLRIGDRITRGYLQSSFMQPLTSDSTPDFEI